One Streptomyces mobaraensis NBRC 13819 = DSM 40847 DNA segment encodes these proteins:
- a CDS encoding FAD/NAD(P)-binding protein: MTRRNDDVSGGGDRRSDGDSGGRTVAIVGAGAAGTSVFAQLVAALPRAGGAPVGSVLVVDPSPPGWGLAFGDDDPLLMCNSAVNVNSLLADRPDDFADHLRARGWTGAPDTCVPRAAMAAYCADRWSSARDTAGRAGVTVRHLPVRAVSVRIADGPPRLRLDDGSELVADDVVLATGVHRPRVPRGFAAFTGHPRYLDSPYPSARLRAALGAEGRRVLVLGSRQSAVDAALLLCRDGHRTTLTSPSGSLPAVRLSLHAPPRDFPPLERMARLDPDDPLLERRLTRCVVEAVRLLGDRPLRAQTSSAADPVRRLAEETALAEAGVCLWPGVAVAVIEALTAFADGLPADRTRALMRRFDWFVGRYLTALTVVNARRLLAHCATGALRVAPAYPESAVFADGVWRVSAPGSGTPETYDHVVNATGFHPPEVTWRADGTELLLRPGDTVLDRLEADLRVRRAPGAPPERVWLAGTGTHVRIPFANHLRTVTRQARWVAGQVASGG, encoded by the coding sequence GTGACGCGACGGAACGACGACGTCAGCGGTGGCGGTGATCGTCGCAGTGACGGTGACAGTGGCGGGCGCACGGTGGCGATCGTCGGGGCCGGGGCCGCCGGGACGAGCGTGTTCGCGCAGCTGGTGGCGGCCCTGCCGCGCGCGGGCGGCGCGCCCGTCGGGTCGGTGCTGGTGGTGGACCCGTCGCCGCCCGGATGGGGCCTGGCCTTCGGGGACGACGATCCCCTGCTGATGTGCAACAGCGCCGTGAACGTCAACTCCCTGCTGGCGGACCGGCCGGACGACTTCGCCGACCACCTGCGCGCCCGGGGCTGGACGGGCGCCCCCGACACCTGCGTACCCCGCGCCGCGATGGCGGCGTACTGCGCGGACCGCTGGTCGAGCGCCCGGGACACGGCCGGTCGGGCTGGTGTGACGGTCCGTCACCTTCCCGTCCGGGCCGTGTCCGTAAGGATCGCCGACGGGCCGCCCCGGCTGCGGCTGGACGACGGATCGGAGCTCGTCGCCGACGACGTCGTCCTGGCCACCGGCGTGCACCGGCCGCGCGTGCCACGGGGGTTCGCCGCGTTCACCGGCCATCCCCGCTACCTGGACAGCCCGTACCCGTCCGCCCGGCTCCGGGCCGCGCTCGGTGCCGAGGGGCGCCGCGTCCTCGTGCTCGGCTCGCGGCAGTCCGCGGTGGACGCCGCCCTGCTGCTGTGCCGGGACGGTCACCGCACCACCCTGACCTCGCCGTCCGGCTCCCTGCCCGCGGTGCGACTCTCGCTGCACGCCCCGCCGCGCGACTTCCCGCCGTTGGAGCGGATGGCCCGGCTGGACCCCGACGACCCGCTGCTGGAACGGCGGTTGACGCGCTGCGTGGTGGAGGCCGTCCGGCTGCTCGGCGACCGTCCGCTGCGCGCGCAGACGTCCTCGGCCGCCGATCCCGTCCGGCGCCTGGCGGAGGAGACGGCGCTGGCCGAGGCGGGGGTGTGCCTGTGGCCCGGGGTGGCCGTGGCCGTGATCGAGGCGCTGACCGCCTTCGCCGACGGCCTGCCGGCCGACCGCACCCGGGCCCTGATGCGGCGCTTCGACTGGTTCGTCGGCCGCTACCTCACCGCGCTCACGGTGGTCAACGCCCGCCGCCTGCTGGCGCATTGCGCGACGGGCGCACTGCGGGTGGCGCCCGCCTACCCGGAGTCCGCCGTCTTCGCGGACGGGGTGTGGCGGGTGTCCGCGCCGGGTTCCGGCACGCCCGAGACCTACGACCACGTCGTCAACGCGACCGGCTTCCACCCGCCGGAGGTCACCTGGCGGGCGGACGGTACGGAGCTCCTGCTCCGCCCCGGCGACACCGTCCTCGACCGTCTTGAGGCGGACCTGCGGGTGCGCCGGGCCCCCGGCGCGCCGCCGGAGCGCGTCTGGCTGGCCGGGACCGGCACGCACGTCCGCATCCCGTTCGCCAATCATCTGCGGACGGTGACCCGGCAGGCCCGGTGGGTCGCCGGGCAGGTGGCGTCCGGCGGCTGA